The proteins below are encoded in one region of Salmo salar chromosome ssa02, Ssal_v3.1, whole genome shotgun sequence:
- the LOC106580754 gene encoding aggrecan core protein isoform X2 — MRLEMLLSLLLCAICPLVLPSSSTPSQASDDSRLLQVTIPTTPPLSAVLGGSLTLPCLVSLSYPPPNTNGRRAVLSLPRVKWSVLSQGHETEILVARGDRVKVSEAYKDRASLLHYASSPADLTLRLEGLQYNDSGFYRCEVQQGLEDADDVAQVKVKGVVFHYRDASSRYAFTFAQARDACEEIGAHIATPEQLLAAYHSGYEQCDAGWLSDHSVRYPIQMPREGCFGDMDGHPGVRNYGLLERDELYDVYCYVENIEGEVFHGSAPQSFTLWEAKAYCLAQGAELATTGQLYAAWNDGLNACSPGWLADGSVRYPIVTPRERCGGGEPGVRTVYRHLNQTGFPEAHTRHDTYCFRGNSNTHTESPHDYLATEPEDIGQDIVTLSEPLEEFSLGQVTEQVVSKEAQGSLTAIPVPEEQHPSEHIEEQGAGPGEQYPEQGAVPGEQHPEQRAVPGEQYPEQGAVPGEQYPEQVAVPGEQYPEQVAVPGEQYPEQVAVPGEQYPEQVAVPGEQYPEQVAVPREQYPEEVAVPGEQYPEQVAVPGEQYPEQVAVPREQYPEEVAVSGEHGEEQGFVPGEHGEDPFTPTSFPQDLEPTEDTWQPVKEVSNPESYQPAPEEANLDSNYPVTPYDELNANPTLYPPSPETNDESGDLTTAHEDNISSPDPYQPVSESNVESGELSIEGVPGTALEAPVPTTGYEEVDGSSDPQPMPGTTPESGESQYGISEESHLQTGITQETEHYTFTSETAGYNVSGVEATTSHDSSPEEQLESGLPTPPEEDHSGDEHVIQEHVTDTDSVYPSTSYDLSGGSIRPEGAIAGGVEETSVSSTSPHKETELFPDQSTTQPPYWENTPEYRLTNSVDPSASVLLPEEHTTSLDSLVLQTGENSGSATAESGDLATLSPVEMDPYGLIPTSEYAFDPTQEQSGVTSPDSSTLDDRVEQEAGGTVDSLPEVSMGSTDEVLTVTYNTGSSEASGVHEGMLDVTLLTSPIAITYSPPTQRSVEAEASSPGDFITFIPESSVPSGFDPLEEGLEKVEQEGLGEIPEVVETTTPETASGEEGSGDEQNGQEVSGDEKSGQEASGDEESGQEASGDEESGQEASGDEESGQEASGDEESSQEASGDEESGQEASGQEASGQEASGDEESGQEVSGDEKSGQEASGDKESGQEASGDKESGQEASGDEKSGQEASGDKESGQEASGDKESGQEASGDEKSGQEASGDKESGQEASGDEESGQEASGDKESGQEASGDKESGQEASGDEKSGQEASGDKESGQEASGDEESGQEASGDKESGQEASGDKESGQEASGDKESGQEASGDEKSGQEASGDKESGQEASGDEESGQEASGDKESGQEASGDKESGQEASGDEKSGQEASVDKESGQEASGDDESGQEASGDEESVQEASGDEESGQEASGDEESGQEASGEEESGQEASGDEESGQEASGDEESGQEASGDKESGQEVSGNEDSDQEVSGQEGVESGTGSGSGEEHSASAESGESSGILEPEVPYINETVTPINGTTVNGTDESEPESSTDAPSTDMEVTLLPDLSQTPVPSPTVPQESRADADLEYSGETSVTEDPDSITPPTKEPEETSSPTPTTEDYDDQTTTAAPLYPEDYDDQTTTAAPLYPEDYDDQTTTAAAQDVDEEKLITTPTTPRFGNISDACLDNPCSNGGTCVDSGSSTKCLCLPTYGGDMCQTDLEVCEPGWEKFMGFCYRHFTKRQGWEVAEQQCRLCGAHLISVMTPEEQDYINDKYREYQWMGLNDRTIEGDFRWSDGNPLLYENWYRGQPDSYFLSGEDCVVMVWHDGGRWSDVPCNYHLSYTCKKGTSFCGQPPVIANAKVFGKSHLRYETNSKVRYYCEEGFLQTQNPVIKCLSNGQWEEALITCHPALTDLAEREQKVTTPPYQNEGVEVVDTATEKATSEFWDIKWN, encoded by the exons ATGAG ATTGGAGATGCTCCTGTCTTTGCTGCTGTGTGCCATCTGTCCACTCGTCCTACcgtcctcctctacccccagccAAGCCTCAG ATGACTCCAGACTCCTACAGGTGACCATCCCTACGACCCCTCCCTTATCTGCCGTCTTGGGGGGCTCTCTTACCCTACCTTGCCTGGTGTCTCTGTCCTACCCGCCCCCCAACACAAATGGCCGCCGCGCCGTACTCTCCCTACCAAGGGTCAAGTGGAGCGTGCTGTCCCAGGGACACGAGACTGAGATCCTGGTGGCCCGAGGGGACAGGGTGAAGGTCAGCGAGGCCTACAAGGACCGAGCCTCCCTGCTCCATTACGCCTCCTCCCCAGCTGACCTCACCCTGAGGCTGGAGGGCCTGCAGTACAACGACTCTGGCTTCTACCGCTGTGAGGTGCAGCAGGGCCTGGAGGATGCCGACGATGTGGCTCAGGTCAAGGTCAAAG GGGTGGTGTTCCACTACCGGGATGCTTCCAGTCGCTATGCCTTTACCTTTGCGCAGGCCCGGGATGCCTGTGAGGAGATTGGGGCTCACATCGCCACCCCAGAGCAGCTCTTGGCAGCCTACCACAGTGGCTATGAGCAGTGTGATGCAGGCTGGCTCTCAGACCACTCAGTGAG ATATCCCATTCAGATGCCACGGGAGGGATGTTTTGGAGACATGGACGGGCATCCTGGAGTGAGGAACTATGGGCTGCTGGAACGTGATGAGCTGTACGATGTATACTGTTATGTGGAGAATATAGAGG GGGAAGTGTTCCATGGATCTGCCCCCCAAAGTTTCACCCTATGGGAAGCTAAGGCCTATTGTCTGGCTCAGGGAGCTGAGCTGGCTACCACAGGTCAGCTGTATGCAGCCTGGAATGACGGACTGAACGCCTGCAGCCCGGGGTGGTTGGCTGATGGGAGTGTACGCTACCCCATTGTCACTCCCAGGGAGCGTTGTGGTGGAGGGGAGCCTGGGGTCAGGACTGTCTATCGCCATTTGAACCAGACAGGCTTTCCAGAGGCACACACTCGCCACGACACTTACTGCTTCCGAG GTAACAGCAACACTCACACCGAATCTCCCCATGATTACCTGGCAACAGAGCCAGAGGACATCGGCCAGGACATTGTGACGCTGTCTGAGCCTCTGGAGGAATTCAGCCTGGGTCAGGTGACGGAGCAGGTGGTGAGCAAAGAAGCTCAGGGCTCCCTGACTGCCATCCCTGTTCCAGAGGAGCAGCACCCATCAGAGCATATAGAGGAGCAAGGGGCTGGCCCTGGAGAGCAGTACCCAGAGCAGGGGGCTGTCCCTGGAGAGCAGCACCCAGAGCAGAGGGCTGTCCCTGGAGAGCAGTACCCAGAGCAGGGGGCTGTCCCTGGAGAGCAGTACCCAGAGCAGGTGGCTGTCCCTGGAGAACAGTACCCAGAGCAGGTGGCTGTCCCTGGAGAGCAGTACCCAGAGCAGGTGGCTGTCCCTGGAGAGCAGTACCCAGAGCAGGTGGCTGTCCCTGGAGAGCAGTACCCAGAGCAGGTGGCTGTCCCTAGAGAGCAGTACCCAGAGGAGGTGGCTGTCCCTGGAGAGCAGTACCCAGAGCAGGTGGCTGTCCCTGGAGAGCAGTACCCAGAGCAGGTGGCTGTCCCTAGAGAGCAGTACCCAGAGGAGGTGGCTGTCTCTGGGGAGCACGGAGAAGAACAGGGGTTTGTTCCTGGAGAACACGGAGAGGACCCATTCACCCCCACATCCTTCCCCCAAGACCTGGAGCCCACAGAGGACACCTGGCAGCCAGTGAAAGAGGTCAGCAACCCAGAATCATATCAGCCTGCCCCTGAGGAGGCAAACTTAGACTCAAACTACCCAGTCACACCCTATGATGAGCTGAATGCAAACCCAACACTGTATCCACCTTCTCCTGAGACAAATGATGAATCAGGTGATCTTACAACTGCTCATGAAGACAACATTAGTAGCCCCGATCCCTACCAGCCCGTGTCAGAGTCAAACGTGGAATCAGGAGAGCTCTCTATAGAGGGTGTACCAGGGACTGCTCTGGAGGCCCCTGTGCCCACCACAGGGTATGAGGAGGTGGACGGGTCCAGTGATCCACAGCCCATGCCTGGCACAACCCCTGAGAGTGGTGAGTCTCAGTATGGTATTTCAGAGGAAAGCCATCTGCAAACAGGGATCACCCAGGAGACCGAACACTACACTTTTACCTCTGAGACCGCAGGCTACAATGTTTCAGGAGTTGAAGCCACTACTAGTCATGACAGCTCTCCAGAGGAGCAACTGGAAAGTGGGCTGCCCACACCTCCTGAGGAGGACCACTCCGGAGATGAGCATGTCATCCAGGAGCATGTCACAGACACAGACTCGGTCTACCCAAGCACCTCTTACGACCTCTCAGGAGGGTCCATCAGGCCTGAGGGAGCCATCGCTGGGGGTGTCGAGGAGACATCTGTATCTTCCACTTCACCTCACAAGGAAACGGAGCTCTTCCCTGACCAGTCCACCACTCAGCCTCCATACTGGGAGAACACACCTGAATACCGCCTTACCAACTCTGTGGACCCCAGTGCCAGTGTCCTTCTCCCTGAGGAGCATACCACATCACTGGACTCATTGGTCCTCCAGACAGGGGAGAACAGTGGCTCTGCTACTGCTGAGTCAGGAGACCTGGCTACCCTAAGCCCAGTGGAGATGGACCCCTATGGACTGATCCCTACCTCTGAATATG CTTTTGACCCCACTCAGGAACAGTCTGGTGTCACGTCACCCGACTCCTCAACCCTAGATGACCGTGTGgagcaggaggcaggaggcacaGTGGACTCATTACCAGAGGTTTCCATGGGCTCCACTGACGAAGTCCTCACAGTTACTTATAACACTGGCTCTAGTGAAGCCTCTGGGGTCCACGAGGGAATGCTTGACGTTACCCTCTTGACATCCCCCATAGCTATAACCTATTCCCCCCCGACCCAGCGATCCGTGGAAGCAGAGGCCAGCTCCCCAGGTGACTTCATAACCTTCATCCCAGAATCCAGCGTTCCATCTGGGTTTGATCCCCTGGAGGAAGGGCTGGAGAAGGTGGAGCAAGAGGGGTTGGGTGAAATCCCAGAAGTAGTCGAAACTACTACCCCAGAGACAGCTTCTGgtgaggaggggagtggagatGAACAGAATGGTCAGGAGGTGAGTGGAGACGAGAAGAGTGGTCAGGAGGCGAGTGGAGATGAGGAGAGTGGTCAGGAGGCGAGTGGAGACGAGGAGAGTGGTCAGGAGGCGAGTGGAGACGAGGAGAGTGGTCAGGAAGCGAGTGGAGACGAGGAGAGTAGCCAGGAGGCGAGTGGAGACGAGGAGAGTGGTCAGGAGGCGAGTGGTCAGGAGGCGAGTGGTCAGGAGGCGAGTGGAGATGAGGAGAGTGGCCAGGAGGTGAGTGGAGATGAGAAGAGTGGTCAGGAGGCGAGTGGAGACAAGGAGAGTGGCCAGGAGGCAAGTGGAGACAAGGAGAGTGGCCAGGAGGCAAGTGGAGATGAGAAGAGTGGTCAGGAGGCGAGTGGAGACAAGGAGAGTGGCCAGGAGGCGAGTGGAGACAAGGAGAGTGGTCAGGAGGCGAGTGGAGATGAGAAGAGTGGTCAGGAGGCGAGTGGAGACAAGGAGAGTGGCCAGGAGGCGAGTGGAGACGAGGAGAGTGGTCAGGAGGCGAGTGGAGACAAGGAGAGTGGCCAGGAGGCGAGTGGAGACAAGGAGAGTGGTCAGGAGGCGAGTGGGGACGAGAAGAGTGGTCAGGAGGCGAGTGGAGACAAGGAGAGTGGCCAGGAGGCGAGTGGAGACGAGGAGAGTGGTCAGGAGGCGAGTGGAGACAAGGAGAGTGGCCAGGAGGCGAGTGGAGACAAGGAGAGTGGCCAGGAGGCGAGTGGAGACAAGGAGAGTGGTCAGGAGGCGAGTGGAGATGAGAAGAGTGGTCAGGAGGCGAGTGGAGACAAGGAGAGTGGCCAGGAGGCGAGTGGAGACGAGGAGAGTGGTCAGGAGGCGAGTGGAGACAAGGAGAGTGGCCAGGAGGCGAGTGGAGACAAGGAGAGTGGTCAGGAGGCGAGTGGGGACGAGAAGAGTGGTCAGGAGGCGAGTGTAGACAAGGAGAGTGGCCAGGAGGCGAGTGGAGACGATGAGAGTGGTCAGGAGGCGAGTGGAGACGAGGAGAGTGTTCAGGAGGCGAGTGGAGACGAGGAGAGTGGTCAGGAGGCGAGTGGAGACGAGGAGAGTGGTCAGGAGgcgagtggagaagaggagagtggtcAGGAGGCGAGTGGAGACGAGGAGAGTGGTCAGGAGGCGAGTGGAGACGAGGAGAGTGGTCAGGAGGCGAGTGGAGACAAGGAGAGTGGTCAGGAGGTGAGTGGAAATGAGGACAGTGACCAGGAGGTGAGTGGCCAAGAGGGAGTAGAGTCTGGCACAGGATCAGGATCAGGCGAGGAGCACTCTGCATCTGCTGAATCTGGAGAAAGCTCAGGGATCCTTGAACCAGAAGTCCCATACATCAATGAAACTGTCACTCCCATCAATGGCACAACTGTCAATGGCACAGATGAAAGCGAGCCTGAGTCGAGCACAGATGCACCCTCTACTGACATGGAGGTCACGCTGCTCCCTGACTTATCCCAGACCCCCGTGCCCTCCCCCACCGTACCCCAGGAGTCCCGGGCCGATGCAGATCTGGAGTACAGTGGGGAGACCTCAGTCACGGAGGACCCTGACTCCATCACTCCACCCACTAAGGAGCCTGAGGAGACCTCCAGCCCGACGCCCACCACAGAGGACTACGATGACCAGACCACGACGGCAGCACCCCTATATCCAGAGGACTACGATGACCAGACCACGACGGCAGCACCCCTTTATCCAGAGGACTACGATGACCAGACCACGACGGCAGCAGCCCAGGACGTTGATGAGGAGAAACTGATTACCACTCCTACTACTCCAAGATTTGGGAACATTTCAG ATGCCTGCCTAGATAATCCTTGTTCCAACGGGGGAACATGTGTCGACAGTGGGTCTTCAACCAAGTGCCTTTGCTTGCCCACCTATGGAGGAGACATGTGCCAGACAG ACCTGGAGGTGTGTGAGCCGGGTTGGGAAAAGTTCATGGGCTTCTGTTACCGACATTTCACCAAGCGTCAGGGCTGGGAGGTGGCAGAGCAGCAATGTCGTTTGTGTGGCGCTCACCTGATCTCGGTCATGACCCCTGAGGAACAGGACTACATTAATG aTAAGTACAGAGAGTACCAGTGGATGGGACTGAATGACAGAACCATAGAGGGAGACTTCCGCTGGTCTGACGGGAATCCTCTG TTGTATGAGAACTGGTACCGGGGCCAGCCGGACAGTTACTTCCTGTCTGGAGAGGACTGTGTGGTGATGGTATGGCATGACGGGGGGCGCTGGAGCGATGTGCCCTGTAACTACCACCTCTCCTACACCTGCAAGAAGGGCACCT CTTTCTGTGGCCAGCCCCCTGTCATTGCCAATGCCAAGGTGTTTGGTAAGTCACATCTGCGCTACGAGACTAACTCCAAGGTGCGCTACTACTGTGAAGAAGGATTCCTCCAGACACAGAACCCCGTCATTAAGTGCCTATCCAACGGCCAATGGGAGGAGGCTTTGATCACCTGTCACCCTG CCCTGACCGACTTGGCAGAGCGAGAGCAGAAGGTCACGACGCCACCCTATCAGAACGagggggtggaggtggtggacACAGCCACGGAGAAAGCCACTTCAGAGTTCTGGGACATCAAGTGGAACTAA